A region of the Zonotrichia leucophrys gambelii isolate GWCS_2022_RI chromosome 14, RI_Zleu_2.0, whole genome shotgun sequence genome:
GGAAAGTCCAGATGGTTTCCAGGTGTTTGAAATGGCAGTAGAGCAGGCTTCTGTCTTCCATAGGTCTGTGTGCTGAAACTGCTTAGTGGTTACTTAGCAGAACTGGCTTAAGTGCAACTAGTATAAATTCTTCCTAGAACAATGGTTTGTGTACTTAGAGTGTACGTTAACAGCCTgttaaaaaaaggcattttgtaATACATACAGCCAGACAACTCTAGAATTCAGTTAATGCATCTTGTATATAACTTTTGATGGAACTGTACTACAACAGGAGAAGTTTCAGTCTTTTCTACTGTTGACAGGGGCAAGAGTTATTGCTGGTCAGTTTGTAGAAGTTTTTAGCAAGCAATGGCCAAGTCCTTCGAGATAAcacatttcctgctctgtgctggagttCATCTATAGGAACTGTAAAAAGGTGTTAAATGGGAAGTTCTGGACTGCAAAGGTTtggggagagaagaaggaaCAACACTGAGCAGCCACTGGCAGCTTATGTATTCTAAAATTCTTCCTGTAGGGACACATGCTTTGAGGTCACTGGCCTGTTTTCTATTACTTTATACATGGCCTCCTTTGCATACTGATGTTTTTAAACACTTAATTGCCTAGCCTTAATTCAGCTCCAGAGGAAGCATTAGACTTGCTTCTTGTACTTGTACATATGGAATAACTTAAGGCCTAGCAAGCTTGCTTGAGAATTTCAACCATATGCAAGGCAAGAATGGCCTAGACAAAAAGTTGTCCCCTTCTTCTACACTAAGATGTTGAATTGCTTTGTTAGTGCTacatttgcctttttaaaattgaaagcTGTAATTTGAAGCAAAAAATTGCAGTCAGTAGTAAAAAGCTCCTGCTGTTGCCTCTTGAGTACAACATATGGGGTACAGCTGATAATGTTCTTACCCTGacacatgcttttaaaaacactgCTCTCAAGAGACCTGCATGTATAGTCAGACCAGTCCACTTAAATAGCTGTATTTGAGACCtccaaaaagcaaagaaaaaaaggattcaTTCAGTAAGACTTCCTCTAGTTTTCAGTAGAGAACAGTTCACACATGGCTCTTGTGTTTTCCAGACAATCAGAATACCAGTATACAAAAGTGATACAAAGTGCTGAAGTTTGAGAACAGAACAGTTGTAGCAAGATGACTTTGTCCATTGAAGTTTACTGATTACACAGATAAAGTATCTATTTTAATTCAGCAAAGAGAATGCAGTGTAAAGGGcaaatttcagaaattatgGAAAAGTATAAATCAAAGGTCTGATTTCCTTTCTAGCAGCTGTAAGAGAAAGCCAGTGAAAACTAACTGGTCCTTAGTCAGAGGTGCTGCACACTGCTGCCCCTACAAACCAGTATCTTTCATTTAAATGGATAGGTGTTTGCAAGTTAGTGCAATAGTAAAGTGCAGAAAAGTGTTTTCCATTCTCCTCTTCTCTTAAGATGGGGTATCTAATAAGTTGTTCAAGTAtacaaaaatattccatttgatttttctttttctagatcATGTGGGGGGAAGTCTTTATTTACAATGAATGTCAATAAAATTTGCATAAATACCTACCCAATACTGCATCACTTGACTTTGTGTAAGCAATTATTCTGTCCTATTTCCACTACTGTGCTCTGTCTCTATGGTATCAATATTCTCAatccttttttcctctaaagCAGCAGTAGCTGTTGAAAGTGATATATCATTATCTTCAGAAAGTGTTTGCTCAGATTGAAGGGGTTCTTCAATTTCATCTTTGCTCTGTAGCTTTCCTCCTCTTGATGCCACCAGAATTCTCAGTAAAGCATTTTCTTTAAGGAGGTTTTCTGATGCATCAGCTAATTCTTGAAGCTTTTCAGCCATTTCTAACAATTCTTGATTCTTCTGGTCATATGTGGCCTGTAATTGCTCACTGTGGAGCTGCAGAGtcttgtgctgcttttccagtgtgtgtttttgctgctgcagtctctgttcctctctcctgGCTTCAGAGAGCTGTGCTTCAAGCTGGTCATGGGCCTGATGAAGGGCACTGATTTCTGATCTCAACTTCTGAATTTCTCTCTCCAAGTGTGAGATGTGTCCTTGCTGTAGAACTGACTCTTTATGTAGGCATTCTTTGGTACAGGGCTCTGATGGAGAAAGACTTGAATGATGTAAAATGAATTTCAGGAGATTAGGAAGGTTAATTGAAAAGTCTTCAGGGAACTTCACACTTTGCTCCTTCCTAGAAGGACATAACAAGTTAATAGTAAAGTACTCTGGAAGGTTAAGCATAATTTTACCTAAGCATCTGCTGTTTAACTCCAACTTGATACCTTATTTTTCATCAAGTATGGTCAGTACAGCAGCTAAGAGAAAACCTAAACTCATGTAATAGAGATAGATcacacagattttcttttgatgttcatttttccctgtgttCCATCTGAGTGCTCTGAGCATCTCTGCATGGGACTggtatttgaagaaaaaattacattaaatctCAGAAGACAGATTtaattcttaaaaaagaaatattcatgATCATGGGTTATGAGCTTCAAGTACATATTAAAGCATCACTGTATGATCAGAGCACAGTGCCATTAGTATTTGTAAGTTGAAGGATGATGTTTATATGTTCTTAAGTCTACGTATATTATTTAGAATCTAAGTCCAGATATATAAAGCTACACAATGGGAAATCACTACTTTGATTAGAAAAAGCAGTAGCTTAGTGAGTTCCAGCACCTGAAAGCCATGGCAAGGGAGCAGTTTGCTTTTAAACAGTAAGTCACTTTAGTCAGAAGTAAGGCCCTGtccaaaaataaatctcttcaCTTGTTCCTTTTACTGCTTTGTCTTTATGTCCTAAGTGATGATGGAAGCAAACCAAACAAGGTTTTTCTGTTGGTGTTTTTCCCCCCCTGAAGCTGTGAATACTAAGCCAGCACATGGAGCAGGTAAGCCTCCTTGCCTTCTACAGCAGCACAAACTGTTACAGCAAGAAAGGCCAAGAACAGCAAGTACCAAATTTCTTCCTCAAGACTATCAGCCTCTAaaaaacagctccagctgtgacAAATGTTACAATTACTGCCCTTTGTGAACCCTGTGCACACATATAAAGCCAACTATCCTAAGGACTAGACTGGAAGTCACTCCTGCTCTTCTCTTTCTGAACCAGTTCCAccttcagcctttccctcagcaTGTTCCAGTGTAACACAATTTCacttcctcctgcagcacagccacttCCACCTCACCCTGTACACCTGGGAAGCCAGCTAACAGTTTATCACTGTGGGTCTGCTCCAGCTTTGCCTGTCAGCAGTGTATTCTCTCTTTCCTGAGGCAGCCatcaaaacaaggaagaaaagcttAGTTTGCTTCCATCTGGCTGTCAAACTGATGACTACAGTAATGGTAAGTAGCATACATTCAGATGTGGGTTAATTATGTAAGTGAGAAAAAGGACAGAGAATAAGCCCAAACAAAAATGATTGCaaagcaagaaagcaaaattcAAGTACAAAGCCTAAAGGCTCATGGTGCTCTTGTACAACACAAACCAGATAACTTTTTATGTCCCCTTGTGTTTAACATCGTGTCCTGAATTGGTTACAATGTGCATCTGGAACAGGGGAGTTCCTTCCTTACCAATTACACTTCCCTCAAAAATGCCTTCTGTAAAATCCAACTCATAAACATGTGCGatataaaaacatttcatttcatttactGAAAACCACTTACTGTACAGCAGGTAGAAGACAGATACCATCTTTTATCAATAATTCAAGAACTTCAGTCAGATGAGGCTCCTGCTCATCAAGATTAAGCTATTTCTGGCAGAGTGAGCACCATGAGTGTTCCTCCCCTGCAGATTCCTGATGATGGACCAAGTTACTCTTGTAATTACCATCAGCAGTTGCTCAGCTGACTATCAACTCCCACCCCAGATTAAAGAATCATGACATAATTTAGGCAAAAAATAGTCTATGCTAAATCAAAATTGACTCACTATATTGTGGCAATGTTTTATTACATCATCATCTATTTTTATTGATCAAAACCACAGCATGTATCAAAGAAGCTAAAAGgctatttaaaacaaatagcAGAACAAAACATTAACAGCATGTGGTGGAAAGAAATTGAGAACAGAGTTAATTTGCAAAAATTGTCTCATAAGGCAAATGGATAAGAAGCTGCATTAAAAAGCCCTAATATGAGGCACCTTTATATCCAAAATGAATATCTGGCTACTCTAGTAGTCCTACAGGTACTACAAATACTATCAGATCCTAATTTTCTTGATTACTCACATGcagcaaaatataaaaaacactggagaggaaaagcaggagtgaAAGCAATGACTAGAGGCTAGGTACCTTTATAAAGCCAGTTGGAacagtataaaaataataataatcttaATAAAATAATCTTAATAAAAGTACTCAGTCTGTCCCTCCAGAGACTGTCTAGAGCATTACAGAGAGAGACCAAATGAGTACCTACGAAAAGAACCAGGGAACTGATCAGTTGGGGTTGCTCAGGACTGatacaaacaaaactcactctGTATTGGATTAAAACATCAATGGCAAAACTTAAGGCACAGATTCAGAGATTTTGTGGTATGTAGCTGCCCAGCACCAGTAGACTGAATTCCCATTTGCTGATGGTAAGAGCCCTTGAGGGAGAAGGGTGGAAATCTGAGAGTGTTGGTTGggttattttgttgttttcctggtggtttttttcattagaatATGAATGTGGTAAGAATGCATCTACAGAAATGAATTAAtctttggcttttttctccACTAAGACACGTAACCAGATAATTACTGCAGCTCAGTaaaacagaagttaaaaaaCCACAGGGACAAGAATTACTTTACCTctgatgaggaaaaaataaaatggttgGGAGACGGTCTGTCATAAATTCCCAGGGAAGGTCATTTCGAGTCACATCAATTCTGTGAGGAAAAGACACACTGATGAAGAGAACAGGCAGATGAACAATCTGCATTTTCTTGTAAAATGCCATTTTAGGGATTGGGAAGAAGGAAATCTTAAGTATCTGTGAAATAAGTCTAAATGTGTTCTGCCAGAAATACACTGTGCATATGAGTCAGCAGAATTAATTACCAATATCCAAGCTGCTGACTCTCAGTTTAACAAATATCTGTGTGGGTTTTTCTCTCGAATAGTTCGTTCAATTCTGCAACTGCTCTAACTGCCAGCAATTAAACCCCAGTTGCTCTCTGTGTACACACAGTGCACACATTGTGTACACATCTTCCTTCTGAGACAGACACACCAAACATGAGACAAGTTATTTTTAGTCCCTAATTTGTTCCTCAAGTACATCTCTTACTATTGTCCCCTCGAGTAGTTTTGGGAGtaaattattttgcttcttcCAAGGATAAGCACATGCTTAAAGGCACTTTTTTCCCTAAAGTTCTGAGTAAGAAGGAACCCATGGTTCAACTGTTTGTTActgttttcttcagaattttAGGGCTTCTTTTCACAAATAAATTTCTTATTAATTACAAATTATTATAGAATAAAACAGACAATCACATCAGTAATACTGCTGTGAAAATAATGGAGCAAAGGAGAGAACTTCAAAGTCAGGCAAGAGAATGGATGTAGCCTTGGGAACAGCATCACATCTGTGGCAATAAAGCCACAATGACAAACAGGGATAAAACCCCAgatttttaattgatttattttttctctacaTCTCATGCTCTCTCCTGGAGTAAGTTCAGTCAGAATCAAATAAAGATGCAATCAGAGCAGATGTTTTAAGTATTTAGGTATTATTATCACATACATCAACAAGAATGTTTCAGTTGCACTGAAATGTTAATAACCCTGGAAACACCAAAGACAACAATGGGGTTTTTTACATATAATATGTATTtaacatatatattaaaaatgtacattacacacatgcatatatagatatatttctGTAAATTGGTTtagctggggtagagttaattttctttatcaTAGGATGTAGACTGCCATTTTAGATTTGTGATGCAAATGATGTTGCTaacaaatacatatatatacacacacacaaatagcATATTACTATTTGCTACAAATCACCACAAAGTTATGGATTCACTTCCTGAAATTAGGAAGTTTCAAGGTTAATTGcacagtttaaaaattaattttaatgactGCAGTGAGATTGAAAACCACCAAATAtatacaaaggaaaacaaaacaatgcattcaaagaaaaatgaagccGATGACATTCACATCTATATTGCATGGTTATAGagagaaaaaagtatttcttttctaGGCTGATGACCTCAATGATCTTAAATTATTCTGGAAAGATGAAATTAGAATCTTTTTACCTTGCCACAGTGAAACTGTCAGGAGGCAAAAGCCGAGCAAGCTGAATAAAGATGTGATTAAGAGAAGCACAGAATCCACACCACTGTGCGTAATACAGCAGCAAGACattctggaaaatgaaatggaGAAGAGTTGGATTATCTGTTGGAGGTAATCTGCAGAAAGCAGGACTAGCTTTCACACCATCTAGCATGGGAACTGTTGAAAtgtgaaagcaattttttcctaataaactTTATTGTAAGTTattcactgctgctctctgactACTGAGTTAACACACAAAAATTATTGGGGAATTCTCTTTCCATAAAGTCAAAATGAAAAGATTTAGTTTAGGATCATTCCCTTTAAGTGAAAATGCACCAAACTTTACTACACTTCCCAAGATTCTTTTGCAATCTTAAATTCTATATATCTAACACTGACTGTACACTTCATATGGAGGGAAAAATAATGTCCAGacttctgctttctgcctctaacaggcaaagcagggctggggctgctggaaaCCAACTGGAGATGCAGATATTCACTGCAGACTTGAATGACAATGGATTTTCCTTCCTATCACGTATTTTACAAAATCAAGGCAATTTAACTGTACTCAGGATGACATCTGTTCTCATGGCATGCAATTGGAAAGCTTTTGAATTCTTAGCAACCACTGTATTTTATGTTATAAGTAAGAAAAGCATGTCAATATTAAACATGCCCTCCTTAAAATCCATGCCCTGGTTGCAGaagctgcagggtgagctgggGTACCTTGGCACTCAGGAACACAGTCTGCTGGAAGGTGCTCGTGGTCACTTCAGTCACCACATGCTCCTCATCGAAATGGACTGAAGGGTCATCAACCAGATGCCTTTTCAAGGGACTGTAGAGAATGCTgaaatttttaatgaagttctctgaaatgaaattgATACATATCAAAGTTATTACGGTTTTGCAGAGGTGATTTTGGCACTTTTTGCTTTAGAACTCAGACAAACTTACAGAGAAAATACAGACTGAAATCTGGTTTCATGTCATTAATTTCTGACAGTTTGGTATCAACTCTTGAGTAACCACAACTGATGTGAAAACAGGATAAAGCttcactgtttgttttttactttgctCATTACAATCTTGTCACACTGGATTTTAATCTTGTGTCAATGTGCCATAATATTCTGTTCTCCTAAACACACACCTGCTAAATCATAAACAGTAATCTCTCCATTTTTTAACTTCTACACATATTGAAAGGCTCCACTTAGTTCcacatttatttgcattttttattccatttttaattactttctctgttattcttttcttttgacCTTTAAACATCTGCTATTTCCATGCCAATATCACCCATCGACCACCTTCCTCTTTGTTCTACTTTCTCCTTAATTTTAAGATATTTAGCAAATAGCTGGCCATGGGTAAAACCTTAAAATAAGCTCCAAAGCCCTCAATTACCTTCAGCTACACTACTCTGAGCCTGAACTACATTCTCGAAATTGCTGCAAGGCATCAGCAATATCCTTCTTTTCAACATGGATACAGAAGTATTATTCTGTGCATTAAGAAATAAGCATATTTAATAAtcaagaaaaaaaggtaaaatatgaaaaacattaaaaagaattGTTTTATCAAATAGGAACAATTTTGTGCTTGTATTTCCAGCATAAAAACTAGGCCCAAGTAAAACTGGCACTTTTGTACAGACAAACAAAATAGCAGATCAACAAGTTTATCTCTGAAATGCGATCAGCAGTACATTTAGTTCTTTATTTACTATTCAGCATTTCATTTAAGTCTCACACCAGGCCAaaagaggcttttttttcttttcagatctcCAGACTTGGAATATGTAAGCATGATAAAATAGtaatgaaagaaaggggttaatTAAAATAAGTATTCCTGAATTTCTAGAAACCATCTGTAAAGACTGAGATCTGACAAGGGTATTAAGCACCCATCATTATGTTTTGATATTATGAAATATTAAGTCCAAATCttaaggaatgaaaacaaaattaaaataaaaagcacaaaaatccaATCATAAATCACAGACTCCTTGATAAAATACATAGAAGCAAAAGTTTTCTGGATGTTCAAATGATGGAATAGAAATGTACTGAAtatttctctgcagagaaacCCTCATCACGCTCAGGAAATCCTGTGACCTAAAAAATGTTTGAGACAGAAAGTACTGGGAGCATAAAGGGGAAGGAAATTTCTATGTCCTCATTCTGATCTTAATATTTCCTAAGCATCCTTTTACGGTCactgaggtttttgtttgtttttgtttgtttttgcagagtcttttcctgggctgggatagacAGGATACAGGGCTGCATGTGATCCTTAATAAGAATATGGCCATTTATTCTATGTTGTCCATCTTTTTGTACTTAGATTTATGGCAAAAAGGAAATGTAATTGGTGCTATAAGAATTATAGTGATATATGTTCTTgagcaatttattttaatagctGAATTTTCTTCCATGTTTACTTACATAGCCAACATTAGGAAACTCAGTATTTTCTGAAGGTACACTCAGTTTTGCACATCAGCATGACAGGCAAATGCACACAGTTAGGAATGTTTTGTCTAATTCACAAACTTGCAAATAAATCAGAACTGCAATCCTTGAGTTGTTTTGTCAggtttgtttttgctttgtttgtttttctgggttttttttccctcctccaatTCAGACAGGAAATAACAATAATTGGCAGATTTGGCCACAACCACTTCAGAGCTCTACCTTGCTACCTTGAAAACAGACACACTTTTCAACATAAATTTAAAGCAATTTAAGTTGGTTTCAGAGGACAAGTGGATGGGGAAGTCTCTGCTGCTAAGTGGTCAGTATCTCCCAAAATTCTGTGATATTTTAGAACAGCTGAGCAAACACCAACACCACCATTAATAAACAAGCATCTTCTGTAATCAGTTATTTTAGATGAACAGAGATTTTTTCCACACACAAGTTAATTTAGATTTTACCAGTTCCACCAATGCATGCAGTCAAGAATCACACATTTTAAGGTTCAATTCTTATAAAGCAAATTACTTATGGTATAAGGAACTTAGCTCTTATGTCACCTAGAATATGATTCTATTCTAGCCAACAGAATCATTCATAAATGCTTAGTTAACTActaaatagaatagaataaattACAATTCACAGTGTTAACTTCACAAAGTAGTCTCACTTTTACAATGGCATTCAATTTTCCATTCCTGCTTGGAAACACAATTTTCTGAATGCAAGCATTTGTATAGTGAATACTGTACCTAGGGTAGGTCCAACAAGTGACTGATTCTGGTCCAGAACATAGTGCACTTCTTCTTTCAGGTCAACAATGGCAGCAAATTCCTTAAGATGAGTAGATCTTGATGCTCCTAGTCTCTCTGCATATATCCAAAAAAGATTTGAATCCAGTAGATAGAGATTCAAGGTTTTGTTGGTCCTGCAGCTCAGACCAGTAATGTTCATGCTACTAATATTAAGGTCAGGAATAAAACAATTCCTATCCTCAATGTGAGGAATAGAAAATTGAGTGTTATCTTTCTTCCCATGGGAAGAAAATGCTACTTTGGGGGTCTCAAAGATGGTCTTCTCAGAACTCATGAGACTTAAAAAATGCCTGTTTACTGTCCTGCAACATGCAGTGTAATAGCTAAAGGGACTATAGAAACTTAAGAAATTGCTGCATTCTATGGTATTTGATATTACTTGGAAAAAAGTATGTTCCTGGAGGTAGAAAGAGTCCAAAGCTGCTTCTATCTCTAAAAAGTTACAGTGTGGCACATGGACTTTATTTGGTTTGACACCAAGAGTTTGGTTAACACAGAGCTCACAGACATTGTGGGTTCTGGAGATGGAGTGCCACTGTGGAAGCACCACCGTGTTACAGCACGGGTACTTGGCTATGGGGAACGGTTCCGAGAACTCCAGCTGTGCATCTGTCACTGAGGAATCAAGAGCTGGTGAATCAGAGTCTCCTGCAGGCTGAAGGTCTGCCTCAGCTGCTTGGCTTTTATTACACTTGTGGTATTCCAAGGCCACTTTGGTAATcttaaaagagagagaaaaaaaatcaagattaaCTGTACATAGTTCACCCAAATGCAGTTATCTTTTGCAGGTTTAACAACATTATATGCAAGGAGAGATGGAACTTCAGAAACACTAAGCTGACTAACCTTTGCTCTTTCAAAAAATTACAGGG
Encoded here:
- the TXNDC11 gene encoding thioredoxin domain-containing protein 11 isoform X1, yielding MSVCGGPGDAAAPRLRPRAALMARRPELLCGAAIVLGCAFLIALKVTCSRAKDVTMPAKLPVNFFSPRSAVVDLFRGQLDYAEQLRRDSEIVLYFFYAPWCGQSIAARGEIEHVASRLSDQVLFVAVNCWWNQGKCRKQKHFFYFPVIHLYHQSFGPIEYKGPMSAVYIEKFVRRVMTPLLYISSRSKLLDFLSNYEPGVVGFFEFNASPQPPGYLTFFTSALHSLKKDYLGTMRFGVVTDRRVAQEISLVHSGSVYLHRHANTSLIYPKDIMNFTAENICKWALENREMLIRWLRPHGGKSLLLNNELKKGPALLIFIPYNPLAEIHPLLDEITKVALEYHKCNKSQAAEADLQPAGDSDSPALDSSVTDAQLEFSEPFPIAKYPCCNTVVLPQWHSISRTHNVCELCVNQTLGVKPNKVHVPHCNFLEIEAALDSFYLQEHTFFQVISNTIECSNFLSFYSPFSYYTACCRTVNRHFLSLMSSEKTIFETPKVAFSSHGKKDNTQFSIPHIEDRNCFIPDLNISSMNITGLSCRTNKTLNLYLLDSNLFWIYAERLGASRSTHLKEFAAIVDLKEEVHYVLDQNQSLVGPTLENFIKNFSILYSPLKRHLVDDPSVHFDEEHVVTEVTTSTFQQTVFLSAKNVLLLYYAQWCGFCASLNHIFIQLARLLPPDSFTVARIDVTRNDLPWEFMTDRLPTILFFPHQRKEQSVKFPEDFSINLPNLLKFILHHSSLSPSEPCTKECLHKESVLQQGHISHLEREIQKLRSEISALHQAHDQLEAQLSEARREEQRLQQQKHTLEKQHKTLQLHSEQLQATYDQKNQELLEMAEKLQELADASENLLKENALLRILVASRGGKLQSKDEIEEPLQSEQTLSEDNDISLSTATAALEEKRIENIDTIETEHSSGNRTE
- the TXNDC11 gene encoding thioredoxin domain-containing protein 11 isoform X2; its protein translation is MQEAEAFLLFSCDTLVPSKPGVVGFFEFNASPQPPGYLTFFTSALHSLKKDYLGTMRFGVVTDRRVAQEISLVHSGSVYLHRHANTSLIYPKDIMNFTAENICKWALENREMLIRWLRPHGGKSLLLNNELKKGPALLIFIPYNPLAEIHPLLDEITKVALEYHKCNKSQAAEADLQPAGDSDSPALDSSVTDAQLEFSEPFPIAKYPCCNTVVLPQWHSISRTHNVCELCVNQTLGVKPNKVHVPHCNFLEIEAALDSFYLQEHTFFQVISNTIECSNFLSFYSPFSYYTACCRTVNRHFLSLMSSEKTIFETPKVAFSSHGKKDNTQFSIPHIEDRNCFIPDLNISSMNITGLSCRTNKTLNLYLLDSNLFWIYAERLGASRSTHLKEFAAIVDLKEEVHYVLDQNQSLVGPTLENFIKNFSILYSPLKRHLVDDPSVHFDEEHVVTEVTTSTFQQTVFLSAKNVLLLYYAQWCGFCASLNHIFIQLARLLPPDSFTVARIDVTRNDLPWEFMTDRLPTILFFPHQRKEQSVKFPEDFSINLPNLLKFILHHSSLSPSEPCTKECLHKESVLQQGHISHLEREIQKLRSEISALHQAHDQLEAQLSEARREEQRLQQQKHTLEKQHKTLQLHSEQLQATYDQKNQELLEMAEKLQELADASENLLKENALLRILVASRGGKLQSKDEIEEPLQSEQTLSEDNDISLSTATAALEEKRIENIDTIETEHSSGNRTE